Proteins from a single region of Bdellovibrio bacteriovorus HD100:
- a CDS encoding HD-GYP domain-containing protein, giving the protein MDSTTYFRIRLSTIRPDKVTSFDIYILVDGKHILYLRAGDKLASGKIKTLHGRDTGDSFFVRIEDKQTYRDWVKEEMNSDLLNPFDKAKILRESSVALMEDLFENPDVNKALDESRPIITDFIDLMENAPEAMGFMISLSGHDFYTYNHSLDVSIYSLGLGKALGYDAKTLEELGVGALFHDIGKRSVSLDILCKKGGLTDAEWEQMKMHPQYGLVIMNNHPNISDAIKAACFEHHESWAGNGYPQQLVAEEIHPFARIVAITDTYDAMTTQRSYNVPMTPMDAVAMMKEKLAGRYDPDMLKAMYSVLFKIKVA; this is encoded by the coding sequence ATGGATTCCACGACTTACTTCCGCATTCGTCTGAGCACAATTCGCCCTGATAAAGTCACCAGTTTTGACATTTACATCCTTGTGGATGGTAAACATATTCTTTACTTACGTGCGGGTGACAAGCTGGCTTCCGGTAAAATCAAAACTTTGCACGGACGTGACACGGGCGATTCCTTCTTCGTGCGCATAGAAGACAAACAGACTTATCGCGACTGGGTGAAGGAAGAAATGAACTCGGACCTTCTGAACCCGTTTGATAAAGCCAAGATCCTGCGGGAATCCTCGGTTGCGTTGATGGAAGATCTCTTTGAAAATCCGGATGTGAACAAGGCGCTGGATGAATCCCGCCCGATTATCACCGATTTCATTGACCTGATGGAAAACGCACCGGAAGCCATGGGCTTTATGATCTCGTTGTCCGGACATGACTTCTATACCTACAATCATTCTTTGGACGTCAGCATTTATTCTTTGGGTTTGGGTAAAGCTCTTGGCTATGATGCAAAAACTTTGGAAGAGTTGGGTGTAGGTGCCCTTTTCCACGATATTGGTAAACGCAGCGTCAGTCTGGACATCCTTTGCAAAAAAGGCGGCTTAACAGATGCCGAGTGGGAGCAAATGAAAATGCACCCGCAGTACGGTTTGGTTATCATGAACAACCACCCGAACATCAGTGATGCAATCAAGGCCGCCTGTTTTGAGCACCACGAATCCTGGGCTGGGAACGGTTATCCTCAGCAACTGGTGGCGGAAGAAATCCACCCGTTTGCAAGGATCGTCGCCATCACCGACACCTATGACGCCATGACCACACAAAGATCCTACAACGTGCCGATGACACCGATGGATGCTGTCGCCATGATGAAGGAAAAACTGGCCGGTCGTTATGATCCCGACATGCTGAAAGCCATGTATTCAGTACTTTTCAAAATAAAGGTCGCTTAG
- a CDS encoding RCC1 domain-containing protein codes for MNVDNYVGMELQFENADIIEIDQSDIVVNGGAATCEVYFDDSEGYYVELYNCTGNGVVSVGVAPGVARSNDGKSSVQTTSPFLITVDNIAPVIEITSPVAGSSVADANSFIVSGSCDETGTDIYLNYPTNNTVACSGGVWSADLVVASSGAGNISVSVYYEDSAGNFVSDARSFVIPVKVYKVVDIFNSRRTSGVLLGDGSFVPWGWNAAVTNMSVATQNAVKSGISAVLAPNYEDAFTVLKSSGTLVNWGSSRAVSDVTSAQHMVSMVSNEEAFSGLRSNGTVFGWGYFHSGGNPPTSVTSANSGVHKLIAARDSVLALKANGTAAVWGGYSDESSVPVAISSPGSGVIAAAGKRNAWSAMRVDGSIYHWGSTAYGADAVAPPGVIELICANNEGGFAGRKADGSVITWGKATAGGDPSAFLAQLQKNRKIVCAGSIFVTLSSSGAVFVWGGYTPFSASPPELASGVSDIFVARNRVFAYKSNGAVYSISSGTGAATELAAADGVGLETTTAGAYAVLKSDGSVVASGNASYGGDTSTVSSSLGAGVVKLTSNYGTFTVLKDDGTIVSWGLDSDTSAISSSLSGPFKSTKKVIASKKAFAALRSDGSVVSWGGDIANFSSAAVAAGVKDLFSTERAFAALKSNGSVVAWGASDYGGNVDTAGALLASGVKTIHANSRSFAALKANGTVVTWGHSPSGGDSSAVAAQLVGVVRIYSTDTAFAALKDNGSVVTWGEAAAGGDGASVLGALTSKTVQIYSNKRAFAALQDDGSLVTWGDSAAGGDSSSVSASLASGIVDVIPSDRAFAALKPLGAVVTWGDSLFGGNSSSVSASLSSNVLRVTSTGKGYFANKADGVMVSWGESSTGAGNGTLNANFSNRFIRAFTNLAATAFLLDDGTIQTAGDAAAGADVSAVSSSLSYVKEVVASGRAFAALRSNGAVVVWGDGAHGGSPGAQAGKLTSGVKVVYATEGAFAALKDNGSVVTWGDAAVGGDSAGVVFMD; via the coding sequence GTGAACGTAGACAATTATGTCGGGATGGAGCTGCAGTTTGAAAATGCAGACATCATCGAGATTGACCAGTCTGATATCGTGGTCAATGGTGGGGCGGCGACCTGCGAGGTGTATTTTGACGACTCTGAAGGCTATTACGTCGAACTTTATAACTGCACGGGCAATGGAGTTGTAAGTGTTGGTGTGGCACCGGGGGTTGCGCGAAGCAACGATGGAAAGTCGAGTGTTCAAACAACGTCTCCGTTTTTGATTACAGTCGACAACATCGCACCGGTGATCGAAATCACCAGTCCTGTGGCCGGCAGCTCGGTTGCTGATGCAAACAGCTTTATTGTCAGTGGTTCTTGTGACGAGACCGGGACAGATATTTACCTTAACTATCCGACAAATAACACGGTTGCCTGCAGCGGGGGAGTTTGGAGCGCGGATCTTGTGGTTGCCAGCTCAGGCGCCGGAAATATTAGCGTCAGCGTCTATTACGAAGACAGTGCCGGAAACTTTGTGAGTGATGCGCGTTCATTCGTCATTCCTGTGAAGGTTTATAAAGTGGTGGATATTTTCAACTCCAGACGGACTTCCGGGGTTTTGCTTGGGGATGGTTCTTTTGTTCCGTGGGGCTGGAATGCCGCTGTGACGAATATGAGTGTGGCAACTCAGAATGCGGTAAAGTCAGGAATCAGTGCGGTGCTCGCGCCGAACTATGAAGATGCATTTACCGTATTAAAATCCAGCGGAACTCTGGTGAACTGGGGAAGCTCGCGAGCGGTTTCGGATGTCACGTCAGCGCAGCACATGGTTTCGATGGTATCAAATGAAGAGGCCTTTTCCGGTCTAAGAAGCAATGGAACTGTGTTTGGTTGGGGCTACTTTCACTCTGGAGGAAATCCTCCGACTTCAGTAACGTCAGCCAATAGTGGTGTGCACAAACTTATAGCGGCAAGGGATAGTGTTTTGGCATTAAAGGCCAATGGAACAGCTGCCGTTTGGGGTGGATATAGTGACGAGAGTTCGGTTCCGGTTGCTATTTCTTCTCCGGGCTCCGGAGTTATTGCCGCCGCTGGTAAGAGAAATGCCTGGTCGGCCATGCGTGTGGATGGATCTATATATCATTGGGGCAGCACGGCCTATGGAGCAGATGCAGTGGCTCCTCCAGGTGTTATCGAGCTGATCTGTGCCAATAATGAAGGTGGATTTGCCGGGCGGAAGGCAGATGGCTCGGTGATCACATGGGGTAAGGCGACGGCCGGTGGCGACCCGTCAGCGTTTTTGGCTCAGCTGCAAAAGAATCGCAAAATTGTTTGCGCTGGCAGTATTTTTGTCACTTTAAGCTCCAGTGGTGCTGTTTTTGTTTGGGGAGGCTACACGCCATTCTCCGCATCACCTCCAGAGCTGGCATCGGGTGTCTCGGACATTTTCGTGGCCAGAAACCGGGTCTTTGCCTATAAAAGCAACGGGGCGGTTTACAGCATCTCTAGCGGTACTGGAGCGGCCACAGAGTTGGCGGCAGCCGATGGCGTGGGATTGGAAACCACGACCGCGGGCGCCTATGCGGTTCTTAAATCCGACGGTTCAGTGGTGGCGTCCGGCAATGCGAGTTATGGCGGCGATACCTCAACGGTCAGCTCTTCTCTTGGGGCTGGAGTCGTCAAACTCACTTCCAACTACGGTACATTTACTGTCTTAAAAGATGATGGAACCATCGTGTCGTGGGGTTTGGATAGCGACACCAGTGCGATCTCATCGTCATTGAGTGGGCCCTTTAAGTCGACCAAGAAGGTTATCGCATCCAAAAAGGCCTTTGCCGCTTTGAGGTCTGATGGTTCCGTTGTCAGTTGGGGAGGCGACATTGCTAATTTCTCAAGTGCGGCGGTGGCGGCTGGGGTAAAAGATCTGTTCTCTACAGAGCGTGCGTTTGCGGCGCTGAAGTCAAATGGTTCGGTGGTTGCGTGGGGAGCCAGTGACTACGGTGGGAACGTCGATACCGCAGGTGCTTTGCTGGCTTCCGGAGTGAAGACGATCCATGCGAACAGTCGCAGTTTTGCCGCCTTAAAAGCGAATGGGACTGTTGTGACCTGGGGGCACTCGCCGTCTGGGGGTGACAGTTCCGCGGTCGCAGCCCAATTGGTGGGGGTTGTTCGGATTTATTCAACCGACACGGCCTTTGCGGCATTAAAAGACAATGGAAGTGTTGTGACCTGGGGTGAAGCGGCCGCCGGGGGCGATGGTGCCTCCGTGCTTGGGGCGTTGACATCAAAAACAGTTCAGATTTATTCCAACAAAAGAGCGTTTGCGGCTCTGCAAGATGATGGCAGCCTTGTGACCTGGGGTGATTCTGCCGCAGGCGGGGACTCTTCGTCTGTGTCCGCTTCCCTTGCAAGTGGGATTGTGGATGTGATCCCTTCAGATAGAGCGTTTGCGGCTTTGAAGCCATTGGGAGCGGTTGTTACTTGGGGAGATTCTCTTTTTGGCGGCAACAGCTCTTCGGTGAGTGCTTCGTTGTCATCGAATGTTTTAAGAGTCACTTCGACAGGTAAAGGATATTTTGCCAACAAGGCTGACGGTGTCATGGTCAGCTGGGGAGAAAGCTCGACAGGGGCCGGCAATGGAACTTTAAATGCGAATTTTTCAAATCGCTTCATTCGTGCCTTTACAAACCTGGCCGCCACCGCATTCTTGTTGGATGATGGAACGATCCAGACAGCTGGTGATGCTGCCGCCGGTGCAGATGTTTCAGCTGTCAGTTCTTCTCTCAGCTATGTTAAAGAGGTGGTTGCTTCCGGCCGGGCGTTTGCCGCTCTTCGATCCAACGGTGCTGTTGTTGTTTGGGGTGATGGGGCTCACGGGGGCAGTCCCGGTGCTCAAGCTGGTAAGCTCACTTCAGGAGTGAAGGTCGTCTATGCCACCGAAGGGGCTTTTGCCGCGCTGAAGGACAACGGCAGTGTCGTCACCTGGGGAGACGCCGCTGTGGGTGGGGATTCGGCCGGAGTTGTATTCATGGACTAA
- the recG gene encoding ATP-dependent DNA helicase RecG → MALRLDTQIQFLKGVGPKLGDLFSRKGLKTLGDLFEFYPRAYEDQRAARNISSLRPDDIVSIKATVVAVHSVNMGRSARKMYDVLVRDASGQIHCKYFRVPYKGYFERFKPFTEVRVVGKVTEYRGRLEFHHPDIKDVEPDEETQDALIPLYTEIEGLATAKIMKLVRSAFAQIEEWPEEAFPKWMREKYNLIPRKDALKDIHFPDPNKAKQYSEFKTAAQKRIIFDEFFWLELYLASKKAGFQKEGAPQIRNSGEKMRALLQSLPFEMTGAQKRVFTEIKADLEKGHPMHRMVQGDVGSGKTLVSFMAAIYAAESGYQSCLMAPTEILAEQHFKNARKVLEPLGIRLGLLVGKSKASERKQLLAALGAGEIDLIIGTHALIEDEVQFANLGLVIIDEQHRFGVEQRGVLKNKGNSPHFLVMTATPIPRTLAMTVYGDLDVSIIDEMPAGRSPIQTRATFESKRPQALQFMLEQIQKGRQAYIVYPLVEESEKIDLKDAVSEYEKLKELYPQLKIGLLHGKMKPDEKDQVMDQFRKNEIQVLVSTTVIEVGVDVPNANIMIIEHAERFGLSQLHQLRGRVGRGEHKSFCILIMGYAVSEEGKARTEMMEKTTDGFKIAEFDLEMRGPGEFMGTKQSGLSGFKLANLVRDMAILQEAREAAFEVLRKDPRLSYVENQGLKAELLREHGPAALAGIA, encoded by the coding sequence ATGGCTCTTCGTCTGGATACGCAAATTCAGTTTCTAAAAGGTGTGGGTCCCAAGTTGGGGGATCTGTTTTCCCGTAAAGGTTTAAAAACCTTGGGGGACCTTTTTGAATTCTATCCAAGAGCCTACGAGGATCAGCGCGCGGCCAGAAACATTTCAAGCCTGCGCCCGGATGACATTGTCAGCATCAAGGCCACGGTCGTTGCCGTTCACAGCGTGAACATGGGGCGCTCGGCGCGCAAGATGTATGACGTTCTGGTCAGGGATGCTTCCGGTCAGATTCACTGCAAGTACTTCCGTGTGCCTTACAAAGGTTACTTTGAACGTTTTAAGCCCTTCACCGAAGTTCGTGTGGTGGGAAAAGTCACCGAATACCGCGGCCGTTTGGAATTCCATCATCCTGACATCAAGGATGTGGAACCTGACGAAGAAACCCAGGATGCGCTGATTCCGCTGTACACTGAAATTGAAGGCCTTGCCACAGCCAAGATCATGAAGCTGGTGCGTTCGGCCTTTGCGCAAATCGAAGAATGGCCGGAAGAGGCGTTCCCGAAGTGGATGCGTGAAAAGTACAACCTGATCCCGCGCAAAGACGCCCTGAAGGACATCCACTTCCCGGATCCCAATAAGGCCAAGCAATATTCCGAGTTTAAAACAGCAGCTCAAAAACGCATCATCTTTGATGAGTTCTTCTGGCTGGAGCTTTATCTGGCTTCCAAAAAAGCGGGCTTCCAAAAAGAAGGGGCTCCGCAAATCAGAAACTCCGGTGAAAAGATGCGGGCTTTGCTTCAGTCATTGCCATTTGAAATGACAGGTGCACAAAAGCGCGTCTTCACCGAAATCAAAGCGGATCTGGAAAAAGGTCATCCCATGCACCGAATGGTTCAGGGGGACGTGGGAAGCGGAAAGACGCTTGTGAGCTTTATGGCTGCCATCTATGCCGCCGAAAGCGGCTACCAATCCTGTTTGATGGCGCCGACTGAAATTTTAGCCGAACAGCATTTCAAAAACGCCCGAAAGGTCTTAGAGCCGTTGGGCATCCGTCTGGGATTGCTGGTGGGTAAATCCAAAGCCTCGGAGCGAAAGCAGCTGCTGGCGGCCCTGGGTGCGGGGGAAATTGATTTGATCATCGGCACCCATGCATTGATTGAAGACGAAGTGCAATTCGCGAATCTGGGCCTTGTGATTATCGACGAACAACACAGGTTCGGGGTTGAACAACGCGGGGTTTTGAAAAACAAAGGCAACTCGCCGCACTTCCTGGTGATGACCGCGACACCCATTCCCAGAACGCTGGCGATGACCGTGTATGGGGACTTGGACGTTTCCATTATTGATGAAATGCCGGCGGGCCGCAGTCCTATTCAGACGCGCGCGACCTTTGAAAGCAAGCGCCCTCAAGCCCTGCAGTTCATGCTGGAGCAAATCCAAAAAGGCCGTCAGGCCTATATCGTGTATCCTCTGGTGGAGGAAAGCGAAAAGATTGATTTGAAAGATGCAGTGTCAGAATACGAAAAGCTGAAAGAGCTTTATCCGCAGCTGAAGATCGGTCTGTTACACGGGAAGATGAAGCCTGACGAAAAAGATCAGGTCATGGATCAGTTCCGTAAAAATGAAATTCAAGTGCTGGTCTCAACCACCGTCATTGAAGTCGGCGTCGACGTGCCCAATGCCAATATCATGATCATCGAACACGCCGAACGCTTTGGGCTTTCGCAGCTGCACCAGTTGCGCGGCCGGGTGGGACGGGGCGAGCATAAAAGCTTCTGTATTCTGATCATGGGTTACGCCGTTTCCGAAGAAGGCAAAGCCCGCACTGAGATGATGGAAAAAACCACCGACGGATTCAAGATCGCCGAATTCGATCTTGAAATGCGCGGCCCTGGTGAATTCATGGGGACCAAACAGTCGGGTCTTTCCGGGTTTAAGCTTGCGAACCTGGTGCGGGATATGGCGATTTTACAGGAAGCCCGTGAAGCCGCTTTCGAGGTTCTAAGAAAAGATCCAAGACTTTCCTACGTTGAAAACCAGGGTCTGAAGGCAGAGCTGTTGCGTGAGCACGGCCCTGCGGCCCTAGCCGGCATTGCATAG